Sequence from the Desulfurellaceae bacterium genome:
CTGCTGGCCTATATCGACCAGTGCCGGGACTATATCCGCCGCCATCATATTGACGCTATTTTTTACTCGCGGGACGAGGCCGATCTGGTCGCCGCCGCCCTGTGTGAGGAGTTCGGCTTTCCCGGCCCGAGCGTGGAGTCGGTCTTTTTGTGCCTGCACAAATACTACGGGCGCCGCGCCGAACCCGAGCCGATCCGCTGCCAGGCCATCGACCTGCACGACCCCGCCCCCTCGGTTACAACCTACCCGTGCTACCTAAAGCCGCCGTGGCTGAACCTCGGCATTCTGGGTTTTAAGCTTGAGTCTGCGGCCGACCTCGACCGGGCGCTGCGCATTGCGCGCCGCGACTACCCGGCCTGGTCGCCGCTCTACACGCCGTTTTTCCGGCGCTATGTTGATCTCAATAAATATCCCCTGGCCGTCCAGGACATGATGCTGGTCGAAGAGTTCGTGGACGGTCCCCAGGTAACGGTCGAGGGTTGGGTGTATGACGGCCAGCCCCACCTGTGGGCGATCACCGACACCAACACCTATCCCGGCACGCGGGTGATCGACAATTTCTCCCTGCCCTCGCGGCACCCCGCCCCTATCCAGGCCGAGCTTGAGCGGCAGGCGTATGCCGCGATTGGCAGCGTGGGTCTGGACAACGGGTTTTTTAACATCGAGTTCTGGTGTCATGAGGACGGGGTGACCCTGACCGAGGTCAACGGCCGAGCCGCCACCTGCTTTTACCAGCTGTATCGCCAGTGCCTGGACGCCTGCATTTACGAGGCCGGTCTGAGCCTGGCCAGCGGTCGGGCGCCCAGCCTGAGCCCGGCCGGTCGGCCTGTCGTCGGCGGCCAGTTCAACCTGATTAGCTTTGCCGAGGACGCGGCCGAAAATCTGCTCGACCACGAGCAGGCCCGGGCGGTTCCCGGCATCACGATCTATTTTGAGCCGGGCAGCCAGGTGAGACAGATGAGCGAGTTTGGTATTGTCCTGGCTCAGGTCGATCTGTTCGGCGACAGCTATGAGGAGATTCACGCCCAGGCCGAAGCCCTGCGGCGGCGCCTGCTCAAACGGCCCGAGCTGTCGCCGTGGGAAAGCTGAGTCAGCCGTCACGCCGTTCAGCACGCAGACTTCAGCATTGAATCTATGTGTCGCTTCATGACCTACCTCGGACCCGAGCTGCGGCTCGAACGCGTTGTGAGTGAGCCAGAGCACTCGCTGGTGGTGCAGAGCTACCAGCCGCAGGAGATGACGTCCGGGGTGGTCAATGCCGACGGCTTCGGCATCGGCTGGTACAACCCGCAGCTTGAGCCCACGCCGTGCGTGTATACCAATACCTGCCCCATCTGGAGCGACCATAATTTGCCCGGCCTGGGCCACCATATTGCCGCCGGGTGCATTTTTGCCAACGTGCGCAGCGCCACCCCGGGCCAAACGGTGGCGCACACCAACTGCCAGCCGTTTGCCTACCAGCGCCTGCTGTTCATGCATAACGGCTTTATCGAGAACTTCCGCCACAGCCTGATGCGACCGATTCGGGACGCCCTGCGGGACGAGTACTACACCGCCATCCAGGGCTCGACCGACTCCGAGCATGTCTTTGCCCTGCTGCTCCAGTTCTTGCACGGCCGCGAGCCGACCCAATCCAGTGTGCTGAGCGCGATGGGCGCCGCGATTGAACAACTCGTCCATTGGGCCGCGCCGACCCGGACCGGGCTGGTTCTCAATCTGGCGCTGACCAATGGGGAGTTTGTCGTGGCCAGCCGTTTTGCCTCACGCTCCCCGGCGCCGTCTCTGTACTGCGCGTTTGATACCGCCGAGTTCCCTCGGGCCGGCCTGCTGGCCTCGGAGCGTCTGTTTGCGAGCCGGGCGTGGCGGATGGTGGAGGAAAACCGGATAATCGCTTTCGATGCCCGGCTCCAGCCGGAGTGTGTCGCGCTTCGACCGAGAGAGGTGGTGTCCTGTGCCTCAGCCTAGTCCGCAGAGGCCGTCCACCCCGTCGCAGCCCGCGCGACTGGCCGATGGGCAACTGCGTGCAGTCCACCCCGACCGCCGGCTGCTGCGTGCCTGGTTCATCGAATCGCGTCGGCAGACGCTCGACCTGTTGGCCGAGGTCAGTGACGCCGACTTCCGGCGTCAGGCACACCCCGACTTCAGCCCGGTGGGCTGGCACCTGGGCCATATCGGGGTGACCGAGGGCT
This genomic interval carries:
- the egtC gene encoding ergothioneine biosynthesis protein EgtC, producing the protein MTYLGPELRLERVVSEPEHSLVVQSYQPQEMTSGVVNADGFGIGWYNPQLEPTPCVYTNTCPIWSDHNLPGLGHHIAAGCIFANVRSATPGQTVAHTNCQPFAYQRLLFMHNGFIENFRHSLMRPIRDALRDEYYTAIQGSTDSEHVFALLLQFLHGREPTQSSVLSAMGAAIEQLVHWAAPTRTGLVLNLALTNGEFVVASRFASRSPAPSLYCAFDTAEFPRAGLLASERLFASRAWRMVEENRIIAFDARLQPECVALRPREVVSCASA
- a CDS encoding ATP-grasp domain-containing protein: LLAYIDQCRDYIRRHHIDAIFYSRDEADLVAAALCEEFGFPGPSVESVFLCLHKYYGRRAEPEPIRCQAIDLHDPAPSVTTYPCYLKPPWLNLGILGFKLESAADLDRALRIARRDYPAWSPLYTPFFRRYVDLNKYPLAVQDMMLVEEFVDGPQVTVEGWVYDGQPHLWAITDTNTYPGTRVIDNFSLPSRHPAPIQAELERQAYAAIGSVGLDNGFFNIEFWCHEDGVTLTEVNGRAATCFYQLYRQCLDACIYEAGLSLASGRAPSLSPAGRPVVGGQFNLISFAEDAAENLLDHEQARAVPGITIYFEPGSQVRQMSEFGIVLAQVDLFGDSYEEIHAQAEALRRRLLKRPELSPWES